In the Gossypium raimondii isolate GPD5lz chromosome 9, ASM2569854v1, whole genome shotgun sequence genome, one interval contains:
- the LOC105799183 gene encoding uncharacterized protein LOC105799183: MSAEKESSVSQRRLSCTKCFDALWFCYSPVHQLQQYYREGVLDNCYGKWSALWDCLYLKTKPSSQLQEILEAREKAESHIWTFRTPEEAQAYWKQEFGHLNGRESK; encoded by the exons ATGAGTGCCGAAAAAGAATCCTCTGTCTCTCAACGTCGCTTGTCCTGCACTAAATGCTTCGACGCTCTCTGGTTTTGCTATT CTCCGGTTCATCAATTGCAACAGTATTACAGAGAAGGAGTTTTGGATAATTGCTATGGAAAATGGAGTGCTCTTTGGGATTGTTTGTATTTGAAAACCAAGCCCTCTTCTCAACTCCAG GAAATTCTGGAGGCTCGTGAGAAAGCCGAGTCTCATATTTGGACATTTCGGACACCCGAAGAAGCACAAGCTTATTGGAAGCAAGAATTTGGACATTTAAATGGTCGAGAATCGAAATAG
- the LOC105799181 gene encoding GABA transporter 1 produces MGSLGNSANSKAVHEAGEDDYDHHKHLSPTHQQLDAGALFVLKSKGSWLHCGYHLTTSIVAPPLLSLPFAFTFLGWAAGIISLVVGALVTFYSYNLLSLVLEHHAQLGRRHLRFRDMANDILGPKWGRYYVGPIQFMVCYGAVIACTLLGGQCMKAIYLLSQPNGSMKLYEFVIIFGFLMLVLAQIPSFHSLRHINLISLFLCLAYSACAAAASIYIGNSSKGPTKDYGLKGDAESQIFGIFNAIAIIATTYGNGIIPEIQATIAPPVKGKMFKGLCVCYTVLIITFFTVAITGYWAFGNHSEGLLLSNFLDDGNPLVPKWFILMTNLFTILQLSAVGVVYLQPTNEVLERTFADPKSKELSARNVIPRVVSRSLSVVIATTVAAMLPFFGDINAVIGAFGFMPLDFILPVIFFNLTFKPSKRSLVFWLNVSIAVVFSALAIIAAIAAVRQIVLDAKTYRLFANV; encoded by the exons atggGTAGTTTGGGAAACAGTGCAAACTCCAAAGCGGTACATGAAGCTGGAGAAGATGATTATGATCACCACAAGCACCTTTCTCCTACTCATCAACAGCTCGATGCTGGTGCTCTCTTTGTTCTTAAATCCAAAG GATCATGGCTGCACTGTGGTTACCACTTGACCACATCAATTGTTGCACCACCGCTTCTCAGCCTCCCATTTGCATTCACCTTCCTCGGATGGGCTGCCGGAATTATAAGTTTGGTGGTCGGAGCTTTGGTCACTTTCTACTCTTACAACTTGCTGTCTCTTGTCCTTGAACACCATGCTCAATTGGGTCGCCGACATCTTCGCTTCAGAGACATGGCCAATGACATCTTGG GGCCAAAATGGGGTCGGTACTATGTTGGGCCAATTCAATTCATGGTCTGCTATGGTGCTGTAATTGCTTGCACTCTTCTGGGAGGACAATGTATGAAG GCAATTTACTTGCTATCACAACCAAATGGGAGTATGAAGCTTTACGAATTCGTTATTATATTTGGGTTCTTGATGCTGGTTTTAGCTCAAATCCCATCTTTTCACTCACTAAGGCATATTAATTTGATATCCTTGTTTCTATGCCTTGCCTATAGTGCCTGTGCCGCTGCTGCTTCCATATATATAG GGAATTCTTCAAAGGGACCAACAAAGGATTATGGCCTGAAAGGTGACGCCGAAAGCCAAATTTTCGGAATATTCAATGCTATCGCCATTATTGCCACAACTTATGGCAATGGTATCATTCCAGAAATTCAGGCAACAATTGCACCACCGGTGAAGGGGAAGATGTTCAAAGGGTTATGTGTTTGTTACACGGTACTTATCATTACTTTCTTCACTGTTGCCATCACTGGTTATTGGGCATTTGGCAACCATTCTGAAGGCCTTTTACTCAGTAATTTCTTGGATGATGGGAATCCTTTGGTGCCAAAATGGTTCATCTTGATGACCAACCTCTTTACTATTCTCCAACTATCAGCAGTTGGCGTG GTCTACTTGCAGCCAACAAATGAAGTGCTGGAAAGAACATTTGCAGATCCAAAGAGCAAAGAGTTGTCTGCCCGTAATGTTATCCCGAGGGTAGTCTCGAGATCACTATCTGTTGTTATAGCCACGACAGTTGCAGCTATGCTTCCTTTTTTTGGAGACATCAATGCCGTCATTGGAGCTTTCGGTTTCATGCCCCTTGACTTCATCTTACCTGTCATTTTCTTCAACTTGACATTTAAGCCGTCGAAGCGGAGTCTTGTTTTTTggttgaatgtttccattgcaGTGGTTTTCTCTGCACTGGCAATTATAGCAGCCATTGCAGCAGTCAGACAAATAGTTCTTGATGCCAAAACTTATCGATTATTTGCTAATGTatga